A stretch of DNA from Paenibacillus albus:
ACGTTGATGTCCTCGGCGGATATGAAGTCGCTCACGGAGGTCAACGATCGGACGGCAAAGGCCGCACAGATCTTCCTCGGCGCGCTTCCGATTCTGCTTGTATATCCGTTCCTGCAGAGGTTCTTCATGAAGGGAATTGTGCTTGGCAGCGTGAAGGAATAAGAGATGACGGAGAGGGACAGGTTTCTGGTACGGGCAGCGGTGGCGGCGTGCTCGGTGCTAAAAGCCCGTTCCTTCTTACATATGGAGGCGATGATGTTGGAAGAGAATCGGTCATGGCGTGCCCAGTGGATCTGGCATGAAGGATACCCGTGGACAAGCGCACCGGGCGAGCATGAGTTGGTGCTGTTTCGTCGCACGTTCGAGGTAGAGGCTGCTTCGTCGGCACGGCTCGTGCTGTCGGTGTCGGCAGATAGCCGGTATCGGCTGTTCTTGAACGGCGAGTCCGTCTCGGTCGGACCGTGTAAGGGTGATCAGTTCACGCATTATTATGAAACCGTTGATCTGACGGGGCAGCTTCGCGAGGGGACAAATGTACTGGCGGCGAAGGTGCTGCATCTGGCATCGAGCAATCCACATAAGATGGGGCTTAGCGGTCCGATCGCCATTCAGCGGTCGAATGCCGGCGTATTCCTGTTGGAAGGCATGCTGCAGGAGGGTGAGCGTGAAGTGGTGTTGGACACCGGCGACGAGGGTGATGGAAGCAGTGGCGGCGGCTGGCTGGCGAAAAAGCAGGCTGGATATGCAATGAAGCCGAGCTGGGTGATTCCGTGGCTTGGCGGCATGGAAGACGTGGACGGCGCGGGGCTTGACCATGGCTGGGAGCAGCCGGAATATGCGCTTGCTTCGGAGGCGGACGGCTGGAAGAAGGCCGTCGTTGCGTTGCCGACGCGCAATGACTTCGGCGAGCTGACGCCGTGGCAGCTCGCTCCGCGGCCGATCCCGCAGCTGTTCGAGCGGGAACGGCCTTTCGTCGGCGTGACGAAGTGCGGCGGGGATGCCGGGGCCGAGGCATTGGCGGGGTTGATTGGCGGTGGAGCTAGCGATGCTGGCACAGCCAAGGCTGCTTCGGTTGCTCCGGGAGTGGTGCTGCAGCCGGGGCAGTCGTTCTGGGCGGAGCTCGATGCTGGGGAACTGGCGACAGGTTATCTGCGCCTTGCGATTCGCGGCGGAGCGGAGAGCCGGATTTCGCTTGTTTGCGCCGAGTGCTACGAGGATCCGTCTTCGACGATTCGCGAACGGGTTAAAGGCGTGCGCGACGATGCGGAGCATGGGATTTTGCTTGGGGATGCGGATCTGTACAAGGCTGCAGGCGTAGGGAATGCCGCAGCTCCCGAGGTGTTCGAGCCGTTCTGGTTTCGCACGTTCCGTTACGTAAGGCTGGAGGTTACGGCTGGCGAAGAGCCGCTTGAGTTGGCGGCGTTCGATTATCGCGATACGGGTTATCCGCTGGAGGTGAAGGCGGAGTTCAGCTGCTCGGATGCCGGCTATGAAGCGCTCTGGCAATTGTCGCTTAACACGCTTCAGCGCTGCATGCACGAGACTTACGAGGATTGTCCGTACTATGAGCAGCTGCAATACACGAAGGACACCAGGCTGCAGATGATGTTCACATACATTATTAGCGGCGATGATCGGATGGCGCGGCGAACGCTGTACGATTATCACAGCTCGGCGCTTCCGTCCGGTATGCTGCAGAGCCGGTACCCGTCGCAGTATCCGCAGGTCATTCCGTCGTTCTCGCTCTATTGGATTCATATGCTGTACGACCACTATATGTATTTTGGCGATGTGGAGCTGATTCGCTACTATCGCCGCACAATTGGCGGTGTGCTGGATTGGTTCCGCCGCCTTGTGAGAGAGGACGGACTTGTCGGCGAAACGCCGGAAGCCTACTGGCCTTACTACGACTGGGTAGAGTCGTGGGAGAACGGCGCGCCGGATGCGCGTCTGCATGGTCCAGTGACGATGCTCAGCCAAATGTATGCGGCTGGCCTGCAAACGGCAGCGAAGCTGTACGAAGCCGTAGGCTGGAGCGACGCGGCGCGTGAGGCAAGGGAAGCTGCGGATGAGCTGAATGCAGCCGTTGTGAAGCATTGCTGGCGCGAAGAGCGCGGGCTGTTCTCCGACGGCCCGAGCGTCGATATGTTCAGCCAGCACGCGCAGCTGTGGGCAGTCGTGTCCGGCGCGGTAACAGGCGCTGAAGCAGAAGCTCTGCTCGAACGGACGCTGAGCGACAAGTCGCTGCCGGTCGTATCGGTGCCGATGTCGTATACGCTGTTTCGCACGCTATCCAGCGTTGGGCGATACGATCTGGCCCAGCCGATTATGCAGCAGTGGAATCAGTTCCTCGAGCTGCATTTAACAACGCTGCCCGAGTGGGCCTTCGGCAGCCCGCGCAGCGACTGCCACGCGTGGAGCGCCCTGCCGCTCTCCGAGTTTACAAGCGAGATTCTCGGCGTAAAGTCCGGACGCCCCGGCTACGCAGAGATCCACATCACGCCGCAGCTGCTTCACCTCTCTTGGGCTCGCGGCAAAGTAGTCACGCCGCACGGCATGGTCGAGGTCAGCTGGAGCCTAGGCGAGGACGGCAGCTTCCAGCTGCGGGGCGAAGGCCCAATCGGCGTCAAGGTCGTGCTTACGCTGCCGAGCGGCGAAGTGATCGAAGTACCGGAAGGCGGGCAGTTCGGGACGGCGATATAGATGGTTTGAGAAGGGAGCCCCTCTGTGCGGGGGCTCCCTCTTCTGTTGCGCGCGGTTCCGGCGCTCCTATCTATTCACGCCGAAATGTACGCAAACACTAGTTTTTGGACCAGATAACGCTTCTGACGTCCGTTAGTTCAAATTCCGGGTCCTTTTTCGCCAAATAAGCTCTCTACGAATCGTTAGCACATCACACGTATACGGATATTTGCTGGAAATGATAATATAAGGTAACCAACTCTTAGGATGCTGCATGAGGTAGGGTGAATCCATATGCTCGATCAATATACGGCTCATAAATATATGTATGATTTTCTCAAAGGCAGAGTTAGCTTGCTTCAATTCGAACAGTGGTTATATGAGCATGACGAGCTGGAAGCCATTCTAGGTGAGCAAGCGTATATGGAGCTTGTTTCCCGCAATTTCAAAGATAAATACGCATCTGAAGAATGCGAGAAGCAAGTGAGAAACTTAATTGATTTTGGTGAGTTCGAGCAAGAGAGGGTCATTGCCTATCTAAGCAAACTAACACAGCCCGGCAGTGAGTTATTGGCGATTTGCGATATGGTATATGAGGAGTATTGCGCGGGGTACACATTCTTGAGATTCATAGCGTTGACTTATATTCTCGAGGCTGCTCAAGCAAAGTCGGAGTTAATAAGTCAGGAAGCGGCGAGACTGCTGAACTTCTTCGCGAATGGCCAATTAAAAATAACGACAGAGCATGACTATATGGACTTGCGGAAGAAGAGTGACCAGATCGAGATCCATAGCATTAACGACATGCTGGACAACTTAAAGGATTAGGCCTAGGCCAAAAAAACCTTGGAGCGTGATGACTTGTTCGGATGGTTAAAGAGCAGACGGAATTCGAAAGTGACTGTCCAGGAGCAGCTGCAGAATCTTCGTTCGATCGGCATTGATCTGAAGCAAGACATTCGATTGGAGGATTGCTTGCACGATGAATATCGAGCTTACGAATCGCGACCGTATTTGCTTTTGCTAACGGATTTAGGTTCTGAGGTTGAATCGGAGGAAGGCACATTCATAGCAGCAAGCCATAACGTCTGGTGTTTTGATCGGGAATGCATTGAGGACCATGGGGATTATGTTCGATTGCTTGAGCGGATTAGAGAAATGCTTGCACCGGATCTATCGATTGATCATCTATCAGACTATGTGGATATTGAGGAAGAAAAGGTCAATATCTCGTTTACGGTCAATGAGGTGGCTCATTCCTATGAATTGCGTGTAAATAATGATTGGGCAAGCTTGCAGATACTCACTATTTTCACAGCGTTGTTGGAGGAGCATGGCAGCAAGAAGAGATTCTTCTTTAGCGACCTGGATAATCACGTGTTAGTCGTACTCATTGACAGGGATCGGTTCGGGGATTTGAGGGAGCTGCTGGACGTATTTATCCCTGCTTGAATGTCCGCCGCACACAAATTAGTTAAAAAGTCTGTGTTAGATTGCCTTGAGAAAGAGTTGAATAAGAGATAGAGTTGTTCTGCATAACGAAGAGCACTCGTGTTAAGCCAAATAAGTCATAAAGGAGAGGAACGGACTTGCTCTCATTCCTAAAGAATCTATTCAAATCGAACGAACAGCACCAGCCAAGCCAGGAAATCGGCCAGGAAGATAGAACGGCACAGCCACAGCCGGCTAGCGTGCAAGCACCACCCCAACAACAACTACCCTATCTACAACAACCCGATCAGCCTGTCCCTTTCGGCTACAAAATCCAGTGGCTCGCGATTCAGACGGACAGCGTGGAGAAGGTTATTGAACAGCTATCCGTCGCTGAGCTGCGGAGGTCGAATTGGACGAATGGCATGAAGAGTGCCTATGAAGATCATATATTTATAACGCCTCTGGTTAAGGGTGGAGTCCTTGTCATCGGGAACGCAATGCCAAGCGCAGGCGGATCCCAGCATGTGAATGAGATTAAACCGATTCTGGAGAGGCTTAGCAAAGTGTTCGACGAAGTGCATTATTATGGCTCGCACAGAGTTGTGAATTACTATGTTTGGGCAAAAGCGAGCAAAGGCAGAATCACAAGGGCATTCGGCTCGGAGGACGATGTGTTCTGGGAGGAAGGTATCGTCACGGAAGAAGAGCGGTCATTAGGCTTCCGTTTTGCAGATAGGGAGTGGCTGCCGAATGAAGAGGATGTGCTTGCCATCGCGAAACGCTGGAGCATAGATCCGCAGATGAATTATAGTGATTTGGAGCCAGGGGTAGGGTATATCGGCAAAATAAAACAAGAATAGAGGAGGCGCCGCCAGCCGTGCAAAACATGGACAACATCTACCTCATCACCGACATCCCAGGCTACACGCCGCAGATTAGCCGTCTGCTCTCGATGATGAATTACGCAAGGCATACGACACTCGAAGCGGTGAAGGGGCTCTCGCAAGAGGAGCTCGATTACTTGCTGGACCCGAAAAGCAACTCAATCGGAGCGCTGCTGCTGCATTTTGCAAGTGTGGAGTATGCGTACCAAGTTGTGACGTTCGAGAAGCGCGACTTGACGGAGGAAGAAGAACAGGAACGGCTGCCTGAGCTCGACCTAGGCGATCTGGGCCGGGAGAAGATCAAAGGACATCAGCTCGACTATTACCTCGGCAAGCTCGAAGAGGTGCGCAATCGCACCTTCGAATTATTCCGCACGGTCGATGATGCTTGGTTGGATGAGCAGGAGGAATTCTGGTACGGCAAGCAAGCGAACAATTATTTCAAGTGGTTTCATGTGTTTGAAGATGAGATCAATCATCGCGGGCAGATTAGATTAATTCGCAATCGAATTCCGAAATAAAAGATTATCATGCACAAATAGAAAGCGCCGCGGCTTCCACCGCGGCGCTTTCCTTCATTAAACGCTATCTCGCACCCATACCGCCATCTCGCCCACACCGCGATTCGCCCACGCATAATAAGGGATAAAGGTCGCGGTCATCGGCGATCTCGCCCAGCTCCCCTCGCTTGTATACAGCGGGGCATCCTCCTGCCAGTCTGCAGAACCAACCCGCTCAGCGGCGGCGGTGATGACGCTAAGTCCCCCGAGCAAGCCCGGATCGAATCGCACATCGGTCTCACCTTCGCTCGTGAGCATGATTTGATGCAGATTCGCGCCATTGTCCGCTTCCTCCATGCAGTAGACGAACGGTCCGCGTTGCAGGGCGGTTTTGCCGATCGTATCCCGGATCAGCGGATGACCCTTCATCCGCAGTACGGGCATTTCAAACGCGATGTTAACGACATCGCCAGCCTGCCAGATGCGCTTCAAGTCAACATACCCGCTGCCCGGAGTTCCTTCATTGGCCGTCACTGCACTTCCATTCACCTGAATGTGATAACGGCCGCCGCACCAGCTCGGAATGCGAAGGGATAAGGTGAATTCGGCCTGAGCGTCATTTTGCTCCGTGTGTTCATTCTGCTCACTATGCCCACTCTGCTCGATCCGCTCGATTTGCTCCACCTTCATCGCCACCTTGCCGTTCCACGCATAGTCCGACTCCTGCACGATGTGGACTCGCTGCCCATCCAGCTCCCAGTCCATCTGCCCGCCTATGTAGAGATGGGTGTAGAGCGTTCGGTCCTGTACGGTATAGATGTATTGCCCGAGCGAAGCGAGCAGCCGCGCAATGTTAGGCGGGCAGCAGGCGCAGCCGAACCAGCCTTGACGTTCCGGCTTCACATGCTTGTAATTGTGATTATGCGCACAGGACGCAGGATGCACCTCCAGCGGATTCACGTAGAAGAAATGCCTGCCGTCCCGCGACATGCCGCTGACGACGGTATTATACAGCGCGCGTTCCAGCACATCGGCGTATTCACTTGACACGGGTTCGTACTGTAACATTCGCCATGCGAAGAAAATAAGTCCGATAGAAGCGCAGGTCTCGGCGTAAACCGTATCGCTCGGCAGATCGTAATCGAAGGTGAACGATTCGCCATGCGTCATCGAGCCGATGCCGCCGGTAATGTACATTCGCTTCGTGACGATATTCCGCCACAGCTTGCGGCAAGCCGCAAGCAGCTCGGCATCGCCGGTCTCCGCGGCTACGTCTGCCATTCCTGCGGACATGTAGACGAGCCGAACCGCATGGCCCTCCGCCGTATTCTGCTCGCGGACAGGCAGGTGCGCCTGGCTGTAAGCGTAATTTTGCGACATGAGCAGCCCGGGGAAATGAACCGAACCGCCGCGCCGATCCCATTCTTGCTTGTAGAAGTGAGGCTGCGTCCCGCGCTGATCAAGGAAGAACTGGCTGAGCGACAAGTACTTCTTGTCGCCGGTGACCCGGTACAGCTTCACGAGCGCAAGCTCAATCTCCTGATGCCCGTCGTAACCTTGCAGCTTGCCTGCATCCTCCGGGCCGAATACGGTTGCGATATAGTCCGCGAATCGCCGGGCAATACCGAGCACTACCGCGTTGCCGGTCGCCGTATAGTAGGAGACGGCGGCCTCAATGAGATGCCCCGCGCAGTAGAGCTCGTGGCATTCGTTCAAGTTCGTCCACCGCTTGCCCGGCTCCTTCAGAGTGAAATACGTATTGAGATAGCCATCGGGCTGCTGCGCGCGGGCAAGCAGATCAATCACTTCCTCCGCGATAAGCGCAAGCGCAGGGTCATCCTCTGTCGCGAGCAGATAGCCAGCCGCCTCGAGCCATTTTGACACGTCGCTGTCTTGAAACACCATGCCATAGAACGAGCCTTCCTCATCGCCCGCAGCAATGCGCAAATTGCGAATCGCGTGGCTCGGTTCAGCACCGGGCACGCGGTCGTTCAGCGCCTCCCACTGGTAGGGCACCACGACATCGCGTACGAGGCGGATGTAGTCCGACCAGAAACGATCTTCAATGTGGACGCTGCGGAGCGGAAGCGGCTGCGATCGCTTCAAGCGTGCACCGCTCGAAGCATTCTCCATTTGATTCATAAGGTTCATTCCTTTACCCCTTGATTCCGGTCGTGGCGATGCCTTCAATGAAGTA
This window harbors:
- a CDS encoding alpha-L-rhamnosidase-related protein, yielding MTERDRFLVRAAVAACSVLKARSFLHMEAMMLEENRSWRAQWIWHEGYPWTSAPGEHELVLFRRTFEVEAASSARLVLSVSADSRYRLFLNGESVSVGPCKGDQFTHYYETVDLTGQLREGTNVLAAKVLHLASSNPHKMGLSGPIAIQRSNAGVFLLEGMLQEGEREVVLDTGDEGDGSSGGGWLAKKQAGYAMKPSWVIPWLGGMEDVDGAGLDHGWEQPEYALASEADGWKKAVVALPTRNDFGELTPWQLAPRPIPQLFERERPFVGVTKCGGDAGAEALAGLIGGGASDAGTAKAASVAPGVVLQPGQSFWAELDAGELATGYLRLAIRGGAESRISLVCAECYEDPSSTIRERVKGVRDDAEHGILLGDADLYKAAGVGNAAAPEVFEPFWFRTFRYVRLEVTAGEEPLELAAFDYRDTGYPLEVKAEFSCSDAGYEALWQLSLNTLQRCMHETYEDCPYYEQLQYTKDTRLQMMFTYIISGDDRMARRTLYDYHSSALPSGMLQSRYPSQYPQVIPSFSLYWIHMLYDHYMYFGDVELIRYYRRTIGGVLDWFRRLVREDGLVGETPEAYWPYYDWVESWENGAPDARLHGPVTMLSQMYAAGLQTAAKLYEAVGWSDAAREAREAADELNAAVVKHCWREERGLFSDGPSVDMFSQHAQLWAVVSGAVTGAEAEALLERTLSDKSLPVVSVPMSYTLFRTLSSVGRYDLAQPIMQQWNQFLELHLTTLPEWAFGSPRSDCHAWSALPLSEFTSEILGVKSGRPGYAEIHITPQLLHLSWARGKVVTPHGMVEVSWSLGEDGSFQLRGEGPIGVKVVLTLPSGEVIEVPEGGQFGTAI
- a CDS encoding DinB family protein, producing MDNIYLITDIPGYTPQISRLLSMMNYARHTTLEAVKGLSQEELDYLLDPKSNSIGALLLHFASVEYAYQVVTFEKRDLTEEEEQERLPELDLGDLGREKIKGHQLDYYLGKLEEVRNRTFELFRTVDDAWLDEQEEFWYGKQANNYFKWFHVFEDEINHRGQIRLIRNRIPK
- a CDS encoding glycoside hydrolase family 127 protein encodes the protein MNQMENASSGARLKRSQPLPLRSVHIEDRFWSDYIRLVRDVVVPYQWEALNDRVPGAEPSHAIRNLRIAAGDEEGSFYGMVFQDSDVSKWLEAAGYLLATEDDPALALIAEEVIDLLARAQQPDGYLNTYFTLKEPGKRWTNLNECHELYCAGHLIEAAVSYYTATGNAVVLGIARRFADYIATVFGPEDAGKLQGYDGHQEIELALVKLYRVTGDKKYLSLSQFFLDQRGTQPHFYKQEWDRRGGSVHFPGLLMSQNYAYSQAHLPVREQNTAEGHAVRLVYMSAGMADVAAETGDAELLAACRKLWRNIVTKRMYITGGIGSMTHGESFTFDYDLPSDTVYAETCASIGLIFFAWRMLQYEPVSSEYADVLERALYNTVVSGMSRDGRHFFYVNPLEVHPASCAHNHNYKHVKPERQGWFGCACCPPNIARLLASLGQYIYTVQDRTLYTHLYIGGQMDWELDGQRVHIVQESDYAWNGKVAMKVEQIERIEQSGHSEQNEHTEQNDAQAEFTLSLRIPSWCGGRYHIQVNGSAVTANEGTPGSGYVDLKRIWQAGDVVNIAFEMPVLRMKGHPLIRDTIGKTALQRGPFVYCMEEADNGANLHQIMLTSEGETDVRFDPGLLGGLSVITAAAERVGSADWQEDAPLYTSEGSWARSPMTATFIPYYAWANRGVGEMAVWVRDSV